DNA from Hyphomicrobiales bacterium:
GGTTGAGCAGTTAGGCGACGGGAAGTCGGATCCAACGAAACGCCGTACAATTCTCGTAGGTCGATTACCAAGTCCGGGTGACTGCTCGTTGCACCAAAGCAATGCCCACCGCTACGTATGGCAAAACGCACATCTTTCTCGCGGGCCCAGCGCACGGTTTCGACCACACCTTGTGTTGTTGAGCACATCGCCCGCAAATGTGGCTCGACCGCATAGGATAAATTGTACTGGTAAGAAAGTTGCTCCGCCTCCTCTGTGCCGGCTTCTACAAAGCGGACGCCATTGCTAGGCAGGGCTATGGCCGATCGCATGAAGCCGGGTATACTCAGTGTTGAGGACATGGACGCAAGTCCGCCGACGACGGCACGGCGCGTTGGCTGGCGCTTTTTCAAATTGTCTCTCCTCTGATCCTTTGGTTGTGCCGCAAACAACGTTCAATTGAACCTTTGGTACTGAAAGGAAATTCTGATTGATCATTGGCATAGACGTCGGCTTTGGGCCGAAAGCGCCATTTCGGACAACTGGATCAAAGGTCATCGTTGGGCTCAAAGCCAACTTAGATTGTGGTTGTCGTGGCCCCCGGGGCGCAACCCTTTCAGTCCACTCTTCTGGACGTCGCACTGGACCAGCGGCCCAACCGCCTCAGTCGATGACTCCCACTTTTCCGATGGCTGCGATGCCAGCCAAGGCTGCAATTTCGTCATTGTCGGACGTGTCGCCGGTGACGCCGACCGCGCCGAGCAGCGTGCCATCCTCTTGCCTGATCAAAACGCCGCCGGGCACCGGCACGATCTTGCCGCCGGAAACATTCGATAGGCCTTCCAAAAAGTGCGGACGGCCTTCAGCCTGAGCGTTCAACCAACGCGATCCTTTGCCGACGGCCAGCGCGCCATAAGCTTTGCCCTTGGCGATCTCAAAGCGCATCATCGAGGCGCCGTCGGCACGCTGAAACGCTTGCACATGTCCACCGGCATCAAGAACGCAGACGGCAAGGGGTTGAAAACCTTGGGTCGCGCCCTCCGCCATAGCGGCGGCGATAAGCGTGTTGGCTTGGTCCAGGGTCAGCGGCATTGCGAATTCTCTCTTAAGGGGTTTTCCGGAGGGCGATGTGTGCTAGGCGCGTAGCGCGCGTTTTGCTGACGCGCAAGCACATGCGTTTTAATGGGCCGTTCCGCGCGGTCCGCCGACCTCAAGGACCTGCCATGCCCTCAATGACCCGCGATTTTCAAGCCCCTGGACGGTCTCCGGCTCGCGGCATGCGGATGATGGCGGCGACCTCGCACCCGGCGGCCACGACAACGGCGCTCAACGTCATGGACAAGGGCGGCAACGCGGTTGATGCCGCGCTGGCGGCAGCGGCGGTGCTGTCGGTGGTCGAGCCGCAGATGACGGGGATCGGCGGGGACTGCTTTGCCATCATCGCCCAGCCCGATGGCTCCCTGCATGGAGTCAATGGCTCGGGCCGGGCGCCGGCCATGCTGTCAGCGGACATGCTGCGCGCCGAAGGGCACACCTTTGTGCCGCCAACCAGCGCGCACGCCATCACCGTGCCCGGTGCGCTGCGTGGTTTTGAATATATGGCCAGCCATTTTGGCACCAAGCGGTTTCGCGAGCTGCTGGAGCCGGCGATCAAACTGGCACGCGATGGTTGGATTGTCGCCGATCGCGTGGCGCACGACATGGCGCACCCCAAAGACCCGCGCGATGTCGATCAGGACCCTGTGCTAACCCGTGTTTTTCGTCCGCAAGGCCGGGTGCCGGTGGCAGGCGATCGGCTTGTCTGGCCGCAACTTGCCAAGACGTTGGAGGAAATACAGCGCGGTGGTGTGGATGCGTTTTACACCGGCGAGATTGCCCGCGATATCGTTGCGCATGTGCGCGAGCGTGGTGGGGTGATGACTTTGTCGGATCTGGCCAATTGCAAGGCCGATGCGGTGACGCCGATCCAAGCCGATTATCGCGGGCTCACCATTGCTGAACTGCCGCCGAACGGGCAGGGCGTGACGGCGCTGATCACGCTGAAAATCCTGGAGCGCTTCGACATCAAGGCGATGGACGCCAATGGTGTTGATCGCATGCATCTGGAGCTGGAAGCCGCACGCGCCGCCTATAGCTTGCGCGATGCATTGGTTGGCGATCCGGACACGACCGTCGATCCCTATCGCCTCATCGATGAGGCCGTGATCGATCACTTGGTGGAGCAAATCGATCTCAGTCAGCGCGCTGAAGGTCTGACGCTGCCGGACATTCCCAATTCCGATACGGTCTATCTCTGCGTTGCCGACGAAGAAGGGCGCATGGTGTCGCTCATTTATTCGATCTACGATGATTTCGGTGCGCTGACCGCGACCGAAGCAACGGGCATCGTCTTGCAAAATCGCGGGGCATGTTTCTCGCTGGAAGAGGGCCACCCCAACGAGCTGGCCGGCGGCAAACGTCCGATGCACACGATCATCCCGGCGATGGCGCTGAAAGATGGCGTGCCGGTGATGGCGTTCGGGGTGATGGGCGGTGCCTATCAACCCTTGGGCCACGCGCATGTGATCTCCAACATGGTCGATTATGGCATGGACGTTCAAACAGCGTTGGATGCGCCGCGGACTTTCTGGGATGTCGGAACCAAGCAGCCGATCGTCGAGCATCCCTTGGGCGATGCAATGGTCGATGCACTTAATGCGCGCGGCCACCAGGCAGGCTTTGCCAAGCGAGCTATCGGCGGCGGTCAGGCAATCTGGCGCGACCCGGGCATGGGGGCTTTCACCGGTGGGTCCGACCCGCGCAAAGATGGCTGCGCAGCTGGGATTTAGCGGTCGCTGATCTGTCTCCAACCCTTTGCGTCATCCCGGCCTTGTGCCGGGACCCATGGCAAAAGAGTGCAGTAGCGCGCCTAGGATTGGATTCCGGTCACAAGCACAGGAATGACGGCAGTCTGCACTTTAGGCTGTGCGGGAGAAGCCGAGGGTCGCGGTTGGCGCCAGGCCTTCGGCTGTCGAGGCGTAATGCGCGGCTGACCGCATGGCTGGGTGCGTTGGCAGCACCAGAACGCCGTCGTCCATGCCTTCGTGCGAGGCGAGCATCTGCGCGGCGATACCAAGGCGCAGGGCCGCGGCGTTGGCCATGGATTCTGATGAGCGGCGTTCGGTGCGCGGCGCAGCGCGGCGAACCCGCTCCACGCGAAAAGTCTGCGTTCCATCCTCGCGGCGCGCATCATGAGCATCAGCGGCGCTATGGCGCTGCGTGCTTTGAATGCCGATCTGCCGGGCGGTTGGAACGATCACCGTTTTGCCTCTGATTGGCCCGCCTGGCGCTTGTTTCACTCTGAAACCTGGCTCGGTTGGGGCCGTTAACGTTTTGTTAAACTATCAGATGGGGACGGCGCGCAAAAGTGCAATCACGCCGCACGGTTAAGCGGCGTGATGAAGCAGAATGGTGAAGGCAAGTGGTAAACGGCTGGCCGTCATAGCAGACGACTTCGGTGCGCTACTTGTCGCTGATTTCGTCGAGCTTGGACTGCATTGCGGTCAGCTGGGCGCGCAACTCATCAATCGAGCTGTCACTTTGCTTTGGGGCTTGGTCTTCCTCAGATGCGGTGCTGGCACCGGAGAACGGTACGAACATGGTCATCGCTGTCGACATGGCGTTCTGAAACAGCTCCATGTTGCGGCGGGTCTGTTCCTGCATGGCGCCGCTCATCGCGCCGACGGCACCCAGCGGGCTGGCGCCGAAATTGTTGGCCATCTTTTCGCGGATCGAATCCTGGTCGGCGACAAAGGCGTTGATGGAGTGTTCCAGATAGCTCGGCACCACGGCCTGCATGCTGTCATCGTAAAAGCGGATCAGCTGACGCAGCACCGTGATCGGCAGCAGGTTGGTGCCTTTGTTTTCCTGCTCGAAAATGATTTGCGTCAGCACCGAGCGCGTCAAATCCTCGCCGGACTTGGCGTCCTGGACCAGAAAATCCTCGCCGCCTTTGACCATCTCGGCCAGATCATCCAGCGTGACGTAGGTGGACGTGCCGGTGTTGTAGAGGCGGCGGTTGGCGTATTTCTTGATGATGGTGGCGGGTTCACCCGCATCCGTATCGGAAGGCATGGCCATCGATCGCTCTCCTATAGCTGGCGTCCTTTACGCCGCCGGGCGTTTGGCGCCGGCTTTGTGCATTGCACAGTGCACAATGCCCTAAGATATGACGCACTCTTTTGCAAAGCACAACCGGAGGCGATCGCCCATTCGCCTTGCGTCGCAATGCTTGACGCGGATCAAGGATGACCAGTGCCTTTTGAACAATTGAACCGGCCTAGGTCCTTGTGTTTCATTGGGTCTATCGATTTGGCCATTTTCGGCTTTTCGCCTTCATCATCATGGCCCGCACGCAGGTGCAGCAAGGGTCTACCGGGAGAGACTTCATGACTTCAGTGGTTATTGCATCGGCGGCACGGACTGCCGTTGGATCCTTCAATGGTGCCTTCGGAACCGTGCCAGCGCATCAGCTTGGCGCAACCGCCATCTCCGGCGCGCTGGAGCGCGCGGGTGTCGATCCGGGTGACGTCGATGAAGTGATCATGGGCCAGATCCTCTCCGCCGGCGAAGGGCAGAACCCCGCCCGCCAGGCAGCGATGGCCGCGGGCATTCCGCAGGAGGCGACAGCCTGGGGTCTCAACCAGCTCTGCGGCTCGGGCCTACGCGCCGTGGCGCTGGGCATGCAGCAGATCATGTCCGGCGATGCCGACATCATCGTGGCCGGTGGTCAGGAGTCGATGTCGATGGCCCCGCACGCCATGCATCTGCGCGGTGGCGTGAAGATGGGCGACGGCAAGATGGTCGATACCATGATGTACGACGCGCTGACCGATGCGTTTCACAAATATCTGATGGGCACGACGGCCGAGAACGTTGCCAAGCAATGGCAGTTGACGCGCGATGAGCAGGACGAATTTGCCGTCAACTCGCAGAACAAGGCCGAAGCGGCGCAGAAGGCTGGCAAGTTCAAGGACGAAATCGTCGCGCACACCATCAAAGGTCGTAAGGGCGACACGGTGGTGGACGAGGATGAGTACATCAAGCACGGCGTGACAGTGGAAGGCATTTCCAAGCTGCGCCCGGCCTTCGACAAAGAAGGCACGGTGACGGCCGCCAATGCGTCGGGCATCAATGATGGCGGCGCGGCAACCGTGCTGATGAGTGAAGCCGAAGCGGAAAAACGCGGCATCACGCCGATGGCGCGGATCGCTTCTTGGGCAACGGCAGGTGTCGATCCGGCGATCATGGGCACCGGTCCAATCCCGGCCTCGCGCAAAGCGTTGGAGAAAGCCGGATGGAAGGTTGAGGACCTTGATCTGGTCGAAGCCAATGAGGCTTTCGCTGCCCAAGCTTGCGCCGTGAACAAGGACATGGGCTGGGATTCCTCCATCGTGAACGTCAATGGCGGCGCGATTGCCATCGGTCACCCGGTGGGTGCATCTGGCGCGCGCGTGCTCAACACGCTGCTCTTTGAGATGCAGAAGCGTGACGCCAAAAAGGGCCTCGCCACACTGTGCATCGGCGGCGGCATGGGCGTTGCCCTGTGTGTGGAACGCTAAGACGGTCTCTCCCCATCACATCTAAAGGCCGGGCGTCCACGCGCCGCGAAGAGCGCTCGTCCGGCCCTTCTTTTTCCATTCAATCTTGAGGAAACATCCATGGCCAGAGTGGCACTTGTTACAGGCGGTTCGCGCGGTATCGGCGAAGCGATTTCAAAGGCATTGAAGGCAGAGGGCTGCACCGTCGCCGCCACCTATGCCGGCAATGACGAAAAGGCAGCGGCCTTCACTGAAGAAACCGGCATTAAAACCTACAAATGGAACGTTGCCGATTATGACGCTTCCGCCGCTGGTATTGCCAAGGTGGAAGAAGAAAACGGCCCGATCGACATCGTCGTTGCCAATGCCGGCATCACCCGCGACGCGCCTTTTCATCGGATGACGCCTGACCAGTGGAACGAAGTGATTGGCACCAATTTGACCGGCGTGTTCAACACCATCCATCCGGTGTGGCCAGGCATGCGCGAGCGCAAATTTGGCCGCGTGATCGTGATTTCGTCGATCAACGGACAAAAGGGTCAGTTCGGCCAGGTGAACTATGCCGCCACGAAGGCTGGTGACCTTGGCATTATCAAATCGCTGGCCCAGGAAGGCGCGCGCGCGGGCATCACCGCCAATGCCGTTTGCCCTGGCTACATCGGCACGGAAATGGTGCGGGCGATCCCGGAGAACGTGCTGAACGAAAAGATCATTCCGCAGATCCCGGTTGGTCGCCTTGGCGAACCAGAAGAGATTGCGCGCTGCGTGACGTTCCTGGCGTCAGACGATGCGGGCTTCATCTCCGGCTCGACGATCTCGGCCAACGGCGCGCAGTTCTTCGTTTAGAGCGATCGCTCTACAAACCATCGCGCGTCATCCCGGCTTTGAGCCGGGGTGACGTACGAAGTGTGTTGCGTGCTGTTCTCCACGTGTCACTTGGTTGACGGGCGTTAACGACTTGCCGCCCTCTGCGGTGTCATCCTTTTAACGTGCACCTGCTAAACCATGCGCAGACACCCACCGCGCATGAGGGCCGTTTTGGCCGACCTTTCCACGTCTGATAGGGCTTTGAATCCCGTTTCCTTCCTGCGGGCCCGCGCTGCGGGCTGGCGTTGGCGCGATGAGGCGGTGGGCGTGGTCATGGTTGGATTTGCCGGCCTAGTGATGGTCGCCGCGCTGCCGCATCTTCTGCCCGGCACACCTTTGGTCCATCTCGATCAAGGGCGGCTGCATGCGGGCGTTGGCTTCATCGCCTGTGCGCTGGTTTTGTTCCTGCTTCAGGCGCCGGTGCGAGCTTTGGTGAGCGCCGTGACGGGGTCGGTGATGCTGGCAAGTATCGCACTTTTTGCCATAAGCAGCTTGGCACCGATGGCGCCCGATCGACGCCCCGACCTTTCGATGATCTCTTTCAACGTTCTTGGCTTCAATCCGCGCGGCGCCGATCTGGCGGTTTTTCTCGCGAGCGAGGCCCCTGATGTTGCCGTGATCCTCGAGGCGCCCGCGCTGCACGATGATCTCGACACCATGAACGCGGCCTTTCCTTACAATGCTGGATGTGGACTGGGTTCGCGGTGCGACCTTGCGGTGTTTTCTCAACATCCGCTCCGCGAGGTGGAAATCATTCCGTTTTTCACCATCCATGGCCGGTTGCTTCGCGCCGTCATCGACATGGATGGCCAAGATGTCACGCTGCTCGCGGCGCACCTCACCAAGCCCTATCACGGCAACTGGCACGATCAGCAGATGGACCGGTTGGTGGAGGTTTTGGACGGCGTCGAGGGGCCGGTGGTGCTCGCTGGTGATTTCAACAGCCAAGCCTTTGTGCGGGCCTTTCGTACCCACCTGATCGGTGAGGCCGATATGCGTTTGGCGTCGCGATTGCAACCGACCTGGCCGGCGCTCGACGCGCTGCCGTTATCGATGGCAGGCTTTGCGATCGACCATGTGCTTGTACGTGGGGAGATTGCACCCGTCGCGGTCGAGCTGATCGAAGACCCGATCGGCTCCAACCATCGCGGGCTCCTGTCGACCTTCGATCTGGATGGGCGCTAGAGCGATTGGGCCAGAGGCTCAGGGCGACAGGCAAAGACCAGTTGGTTCGCTCATATTGGCTGAACGCACGCTCTGGTCCTTCGACCAACCGCTTAGCGCCTTATTTTCCGCACGCTCTGGTCCTTCGGACCAACCGCTTAACGTTCGGGGACCACGTCCAATTCAGCTTTTTTCGGTTCGGCATCGTCGCCGGCCAAATCGTCCGACATAAGCCGCGATAATAGCTGATCCACATCCGCGTCGGCTTCGACGTCTGCCATCAGCGGCACATCAATCGGCGCGGCCGTGACAGCCGGATCAACAGCGGTGACGTCGGCTTCCTTGGTCTCGGCATCATTGTCGCCGTCTTTGGCCTCATCACCTCCTGTAAGATCAGCGAACAGCGCATCGATGGAGCTGTCCTCTTCGACGGGAACGGCGGCACCGTTGGACTTAGGCGTTGTGTCGTCTGTGCTCTCCGGTGCATCGGCGACCAGTTCTGCGGCGAGTTCCGCCTCAAGCTCCGCATCGAGATCGGT
Protein-coding regions in this window:
- the phbB gene encoding acetoacetyl-CoA reductase, whose product is MARVALVTGGSRGIGEAISKALKAEGCTVAATYAGNDEKAAAFTEETGIKTYKWNVADYDASAAGIAKVEEENGPIDIVVANAGITRDAPFHRMTPDQWNEVIGTNLTGVFNTIHPVWPGMRERKFGRVIVISSINGQKGQFGQVNYAATKAGDLGIIKSLAQEGARAGITANAVCPGYIGTEMVRAIPENVLNEKIIPQIPVGRLGEPEEIARCVTFLASDDAGFISGSTISANGAQFFV
- a CDS encoding heme-binding protein, yielding MPLTLDQANTLIAAAMAEGATQGFQPLAVCVLDAGGHVQAFQRADGASMMRFEIAKGKAYGALAVGKGSRWLNAQAEGRPHFLEGLSNVSGGKIVPVPGGVLIRQEDGTLLGAVGVTGDTSDNDEIAALAGIAAIGKVGVID
- the ggt gene encoding gamma-glutamyltransferase, with amino-acid sequence MRMMAATSHPAATTTALNVMDKGGNAVDAALAAAAVLSVVEPQMTGIGGDCFAIIAQPDGSLHGVNGSGRAPAMLSADMLRAEGHTFVPPTSAHAITVPGALRGFEYMASHFGTKRFRELLEPAIKLARDGWIVADRVAHDMAHPKDPRDVDQDPVLTRVFRPQGRVPVAGDRLVWPQLAKTLEEIQRGGVDAFYTGEIARDIVAHVRERGGVMTLSDLANCKADAVTPIQADYRGLTIAELPPNGQGVTALITLKILERFDIKAMDANGVDRMHLELEAARAAYSLRDALVGDPDTTVDPYRLIDEAVIDHLVEQIDLSQRAEGLTLPDIPNSDTVYLCVADEEGRMVSLIYSIYDDFGALTATEATGIVLQNRGACFSLEEGHPNELAGGKRPMHTIIPAMALKDGVPVMAFGVMGGAYQPLGHAHVISNMVDYGMDVQTALDAPRTFWDVGTKQPIVEHPLGDAMVDALNARGHQAGFAKRAIGGGQAIWRDPGMGAFTGGSDPRKDGCAAGI
- a CDS encoding endonuclease/exonuclease/phosphatase family protein; protein product: MADLSTSDRALNPVSFLRARAAGWRWRDEAVGVVMVGFAGLVMVAALPHLLPGTPLVHLDQGRLHAGVGFIACALVLFLLQAPVRALVSAVTGSVMLASIALFAISSLAPMAPDRRPDLSMISFNVLGFNPRGADLAVFLASEAPDVAVILEAPALHDDLDTMNAAFPYNAGCGLGSRCDLAVFSQHPLREVEIIPFFTIHGRLLRAVIDMDGQDVTLLAAHLTKPYHGNWHDQQMDRLVEVLDGVEGPVVLAGDFNSQAFVRAFRTHLIGEADMRLASRLQPTWPALDALPLSMAGFAIDHVLVRGEIAPVAVELIEDPIGSNHRGLLSTFDLDGR
- the phaR gene encoding polyhydroxyalkanoate synthesis repressor PhaR gives rise to the protein MPSDTDAGEPATIIKKYANRRLYNTGTSTYVTLDDLAEMVKGGEDFLVQDAKSGEDLTRSVLTQIIFEQENKGTNLLPITVLRQLIRFYDDSMQAVVPSYLEHSINAFVADQDSIREKMANNFGASPLGAVGAMSGAMQEQTRRNMELFQNAMSTAMTMFVPFSGASTASEEDQAPKQSDSSIDELRAQLTAMQSKLDEISDK
- a CDS encoding acetyl-CoA C-acetyltransferase — its product is MTSVVIASAARTAVGSFNGAFGTVPAHQLGATAISGALERAGVDPGDVDEVIMGQILSAGEGQNPARQAAMAAGIPQEATAWGLNQLCGSGLRAVALGMQQIMSGDADIIVAGGQESMSMAPHAMHLRGGVKMGDGKMVDTMMYDALTDAFHKYLMGTTAENVAKQWQLTRDEQDEFAVNSQNKAEAAQKAGKFKDEIVAHTIKGRKGDTVVDEDEYIKHGVTVEGISKLRPAFDKEGTVTAANASGINDGGAATVLMSEAEAEKRGITPMARIASWATAGVDPAIMGTGPIPASRKALEKAGWKVEDLDLVEANEAFAAQACAVNKDMGWDSSIVNVNGGAIAIGHPVGASGARVLNTLLFEMQKRDAKKGLATLCIGGGMGVALCVER